In Pongo pygmaeus isolate AG05252 chromosome 13, NHGRI_mPonPyg2-v2.0_pri, whole genome shotgun sequence, one genomic interval encodes:
- the TOMM5 gene encoding mitochondrial import receptor subunit TOM5 homolog has protein sequence MFRIEGLAPKLDPEEMKRKMREDVISSIRNFLIYVALLRVTPFILKKLDSI, from the exons ATGTTCCGGATTGAGGGCCTCGCGCCGAAGCTGGACCCGGAGGAGATGAAACGGAAGATGCGCGAGGATGTGATCTCCTCCATACGGAACTTTCTCATCTACGTGGCCCTGCTGCGAGTCA ctcCATTTATCTTAAAGAAATTGGACAGCATATGA